Proteins encoded within one genomic window of Paludisphaera rhizosphaerae:
- a CDS encoding glycosyltransferase family 2 protein, whose translation MPCLNEAETLGACIVKAHRAFHELGCRGEVVVADNGSTDGSQEIAWRLGARVVPIAARGYGNALRGGIVASRGRFVIMGDSDDSYDFTSIGPFVTRLRDGCDLVMGNRFRGGIMPGAMPWKHKWIGNPVLSSLGRLFFHCPVGDFHCGLRGFSKEAYERMQLQTTGMEFASEMVIKGTLLRMRIAEVPTVLHPDGRSRPPHLRSWRDGWRHLRFMLLFSPRWLFLIPGAALLLLGLVAMLALWMGPVWVGPAALDVHTMLVAGFISLVGFQLIVFALFTKIFAVTEGLHPSTLLSQVPREINLEFGVAAGLLTSLAGLTLLGLAAWDWKSVGFGTLDPRVTMRQVIPAVVLLMLGLQTIFASFFLSVLTLRRGQKDG comes from the coding sequence ATGCCCTGCTTGAACGAGGCGGAGACGCTGGGTGCCTGCATCGTGAAGGCGCATCGGGCGTTCCACGAGTTGGGTTGCCGCGGCGAGGTCGTGGTCGCCGACAACGGGAGCACCGACGGTTCACAGGAGATCGCGTGGCGGCTTGGCGCGAGGGTCGTGCCGATCGCTGCCAGGGGGTACGGCAATGCCTTGCGCGGCGGGATCGTCGCGTCGCGGGGGCGTTTCGTCATCATGGGCGACTCCGACGACAGTTACGACTTCACCTCGATCGGCCCGTTCGTGACACGGCTTCGGGACGGCTGCGACCTCGTGATGGGCAACCGCTTCCGGGGCGGCATCATGCCCGGCGCCATGCCGTGGAAGCACAAGTGGATCGGCAACCCGGTGCTATCGAGCCTCGGCCGCCTCTTCTTCCACTGCCCGGTCGGCGACTTTCACTGTGGCCTTCGCGGGTTCAGCAAGGAGGCCTATGAGCGAATGCAGCTTCAGACCACTGGGATGGAATTCGCCAGCGAGATGGTCATCAAAGGGACGCTGTTGAGGATGAGGATCGCCGAGGTGCCGACCGTGCTGCACCCCGACGGCCGCTCGCGCCCCCCTCATCTGAGGAGTTGGCGCGACGGCTGGAGGCATCTGCGCTTCATGCTCCTGTTCAGTCCTCGTTGGTTGTTCCTCATTCCGGGCGCAGCACTATTACTCCTCGGCCTTGTCGCAATGCTGGCCCTGTGGATGGGGCCGGTCTGGGTCGGCCCGGCGGCGTTGGACGTCCATACAATGCTAGTCGCTGGGTTCATCTCCCTCGTCGGCTTTCAGCTCATCGTCTTCGCCCTGTTCACCAAGATCTTCGCCGTAACCGAAGGACTGCATCCCTCGACCCTGCTGAGCCAGGTTCCAAGAGAGATCAACCTCGAGTTCGGCGTGGCGGCCGGTCTACTCACATCCCTGGCCGGTCTGACGCTCCTCGGGCTTGCGGCGTGGGACTGGAAATCCGTGGGATTCGGAACCCTAGACCCCAGGGTGACGATGCGGCAAGTCATACCTGCGGTCGTGCTACTTATGCTCGGCTTGCAGACGATTTTCGCGAGCTTCTTCTTAAGTGTGCTCACCCTGCGTCGGGGGCAGAAGGATGGGTAA
- a CDS encoding class I SAM-dependent methyltransferase — protein MGDDVKAEPLPSGFRRQLSSYGLVGPDGELTTLGAGIRYHVIESQWQAACEDRDGLPALMTDRPGIRVLDVGCGAAQTLRLLATAGSAKLVGIDTDLVALALGLRFAQLEGVSIGLAGAAADSLPFRDESFDLVLCRVALNYMHQRGALAEMARVLAVGGHLYLRVERIWHDAYLIAQSRSARALACRCRDLGHGVVHALAGWQVAPGSRIRVGRAFASAGRVEHMLRPLGCRIVRVEETQSCPRILGRRTQLTIVARRESMGSQTDVARG, from the coding sequence GTGGGCGACGACGTCAAGGCGGAACCGCTGCCCTCGGGGTTCCGCCGGCAACTCTCCAGCTACGGCCTGGTCGGTCCGGACGGAGAGCTTACAACGCTGGGCGCCGGCATCCGATACCACGTGATCGAATCCCAGTGGCAGGCCGCCTGCGAAGATCGCGACGGACTCCCCGCGCTCATGACGGACCGGCCGGGCATCCGGGTGCTTGATGTCGGCTGTGGGGCGGCCCAGACCTTACGCCTGCTGGCAACTGCCGGGAGTGCGAAACTCGTGGGCATCGACACGGACCTCGTCGCCCTCGCGCTAGGGCTTCGATTCGCTCAACTCGAAGGCGTCTCGATCGGACTCGCAGGTGCCGCGGCCGACTCATTGCCATTTCGGGACGAGAGCTTCGACCTGGTCCTCTGCCGCGTAGCCTTGAATTACATGCACCAGCGTGGCGCCCTCGCCGAGATGGCCCGCGTGCTGGCAGTCGGCGGGCACCTCTACCTGCGAGTAGAACGAATCTGGCATGACGCCTACCTCATCGCCCAATCGCGGTCGGCCCGCGCCCTGGCTTGCCGCTGTCGCGACCTCGGGCACGGTGTGGTGCACGCTCTGGCGGGCTGGCAGGTCGCCCCAGGCAGCCGCATACGCGTCGGTCGCGCCTTCGCTTCTGCCGGTCGGGTCGAGCATATGCTTAGGCCGCTCGGTTGCCGCATCGTCCGGGTTGAGGAGACCCAGAGCTGCCCTCGGATCCTAGGGCGGCGGACTCAGCTGACGATCGTGGCTCGTCGAGAATCGATGGGCTCGCAGACCGACGTCGCAAGGGGGTGA
- a CDS encoding phytanoyl-CoA dioxygenase family protein produces MMTIDQQLQYENQGFLHLPGVIPPGLVSRLRSAFDVAAGRERGRNGLGFFDIPNILDVDDCFVDLVDLPTVIPILLEAVGPDIQLNHTHARVFPPGKTFTAAWHSDLVDVLGIDLANSLHFFVKVHFYFEDLRPDQGCLAFLPGTHRLPVDFPRPQIKDIDRSPAVVKIVPRAGDAVLFNTHLLHMALDNDSHLDRKSLIYAYSHFWLKNYANAVPSDLDRLATTRLRRQLFGIEEEGVSYFDQRVDKNAEERHAYSSLRAASRRLIHRFRKSSSITSLR; encoded by the coding sequence ATGATGACCATCGACCAGCAGCTTCAATATGAGAACCAGGGGTTCCTTCACCTCCCCGGAGTGATCCCACCCGGATTGGTGAGCCGCCTGCGCAGCGCCTTCGACGTCGCCGCGGGCCGCGAGCGAGGAAGGAATGGGCTGGGCTTCTTCGACATCCCGAACATCCTCGACGTCGACGACTGCTTCGTCGACCTTGTGGACCTGCCGACCGTCATTCCGATCCTTCTGGAAGCCGTCGGTCCAGACATCCAGCTCAACCACACGCACGCCCGAGTCTTTCCTCCGGGCAAGACGTTCACTGCGGCCTGGCACAGCGATCTGGTCGACGTCCTTGGGATCGATCTGGCCAACAGCCTGCATTTCTTTGTCAAGGTGCACTTCTACTTCGAGGATCTGCGGCCCGACCAGGGATGCCTCGCATTCCTGCCGGGCACCCACCGCCTGCCGGTGGATTTTCCCCGGCCGCAGATCAAGGATATCGACCGATCACCGGCGGTGGTGAAGATCGTCCCCAGGGCGGGAGACGCCGTCCTGTTCAACACGCACCTCTTGCACATGGCCCTCGACAATGACAGCCACCTGGACCGGAAGTCGCTGATCTACGCCTACTCGCATTTCTGGCTCAAGAATTACGCCAACGCGGTCCCCTCCGACCTCGACAGGTTGGCGACGACCCGGCTCCGCCGGCAACTCTTTGGGATCGAGGAGGAGGGCGTTTCCTACTTCGACCAGCGGGTCGATAAGAACGCCGAGGAACGACACGCCTACAGCTCGCTCCGCGCGGCGAGCCGCCGCCTCATCCACCGGTTCCGCAAAAGCTCGTCCATCACGTCACTGCGCTAA
- a CDS encoding ArnT family glycosyltransferase — MGLALRVGLAASLGLSAAPEPGTDQQEYDTYAWSVAQGRGYRGMSADVADRDHLTAFRPPGTSLAWAAIYGVVGHRYDAVRLLHCLASALTILLVYDIGRRVFSPSVGLLAAAGYAIYPTALLFSTQLLSEPLGTFWFLAALAMCLRFAECPAWDQAVAAGILLGVAILTRPHAALMAPLIGFWVLWQFRQDRRAWVEGLLIPVACLATMSPWIVRNYLIFGAFIPISTLSGSGLLQGNNRIVATDPRYYGYSIWDSYIPEYRQALQTAGDEVERDRRAKRLALQWLRDNPDRWWYLARAKTVRAWTPFLQSSTPRYQRISMLLSWGPVLILFVLAFLPTLVGLLRGGRPGWLLHLVIVNNVVLNLIFWGEARYRHSIEPICLIFAAQALAYLMASERRALDGRRSKGAENRPADPWATPTLAFDGGLQEIRTP; from the coding sequence TTGGGGCTGGCCTTGCGAGTCGGGCTGGCCGCATCCCTGGGGCTGAGCGCTGCCCCCGAGCCGGGCACGGACCAGCAGGAATACGACACCTATGCCTGGAGCGTCGCCCAGGGCCGGGGCTACCGCGGCATGAGCGCCGATGTCGCGGATCGGGACCACTTGACGGCTTTCCGGCCTCCCGGAACGTCCCTGGCCTGGGCGGCGATTTACGGGGTCGTCGGGCATCGCTATGACGCGGTTCGACTGCTTCACTGCCTGGCCTCGGCGCTGACGATCCTCTTGGTGTACGACATCGGCCGACGCGTTTTCTCCCCGAGCGTCGGCCTGCTTGCGGCGGCGGGCTACGCCATCTATCCGACCGCCCTTCTGTTCTCGACCCAGTTGCTTTCCGAGCCCCTCGGTACGTTCTGGTTTCTCGCTGCCCTGGCCATGTGCCTCAGATTCGCCGAATGCCCGGCATGGGACCAGGCCGTCGCCGCGGGAATCCTGCTGGGCGTCGCGATCCTGACGCGTCCCCATGCGGCGTTAATGGCGCCCCTAATCGGGTTCTGGGTTCTGTGGCAGTTCCGTCAGGACAGGCGGGCGTGGGTCGAGGGCCTGCTGATCCCCGTCGCTTGCCTGGCGACGATGAGCCCCTGGATCGTCCGCAATTATCTCATCTTCGGAGCCTTCATTCCGATCTCGACTCTGAGCGGTTCTGGCCTGCTGCAGGGCAACAATAGAATCGTCGCCACCGACCCAAGATACTACGGGTATTCCATCTGGGATTCGTATATCCCCGAGTACCGACAGGCCCTGCAGACCGCTGGCGACGAGGTCGAGAGAGATCGTCGTGCGAAGCGATTGGCGTTGCAGTGGCTCCGCGACAATCCCGACCGATGGTGGTATTTAGCACGCGCCAAGACCGTCCGGGCCTGGACCCCATTCCTCCAATCGAGCACGCCGAGATACCAGCGAATCAGCATGCTCTTATCATGGGGCCCTGTGCTGATCTTGTTCGTCCTGGCCTTCCTGCCCACCCTGGTCGGTCTCCTCCGGGGGGGGCGGCCTGGTTGGCTGCTCCATCTAGTGATCGTCAACAACGTAGTCTTGAATCTGATCTTCTGGGGCGAGGCGCGATACCGGCACTCGATTGAGCCGATCTGTTTGATTTTCGCCGCCCAGGCTCTCGCTTACCTGATGGCATCAGAACGGCGCGCCCTCGACGGACGAAGGTCCAAGGGCGCTGAGAACCGGCCTGCCGACCCCTGGGCGACTCCTACCCTAGCCTTTGATGGCGGTTTGCAGGAGATCCGCACGCCATGA
- a CDS encoding acyltransferase family protein, with translation MAKSSSRMTQLDGLRGLAALAVVFTHNGNPALAWALDLGAVGVKLFFVLSGFLITGILLEARRKADPEGLGCRGVLLAFYARRFLRIFPLYYLVLLACAMVDMPGVRANLPWHVAYLTNFHIGRDGDWGLSLSHFWTLAVEEQFYLLWPTIVLFVPARWLSTIVVSIILIGPLSRACLAVATTNLVTSMTATTSCLDSLGLGALLAMRNASGRRPNLVFLRGLLWAGLIISGTVAAVRFSGVGRSHGTGWVIILTLKDLGYSLVFAWLVSLAAEGFTGVSGLLLAWRPLVYTGTISYGIYVYHEILPYLWHSRTWTLPGDGASRFLIVMAATYLVAALSWALYERPLNNLKDRFPYFGPAGRGRDPRVSPLQPCESSS, from the coding sequence ATGGCGAAATCGTCGAGCCGCATGACGCAACTGGACGGCCTGCGAGGCCTCGCCGCGCTCGCCGTTGTCTTCACTCACAATGGCAACCCGGCGTTGGCCTGGGCGCTCGATTTAGGGGCCGTCGGCGTCAAGCTCTTCTTCGTGCTGAGCGGATTCCTGATCACGGGCATCCTGTTGGAAGCCAGGAGGAAGGCTGATCCGGAGGGCCTGGGTTGTCGCGGGGTTCTCCTCGCTTTCTACGCGCGGCGATTCCTGAGGATCTTTCCGCTCTATTATCTAGTTTTACTTGCCTGCGCCATGGTCGATATGCCGGGCGTCAGGGCCAATCTCCCCTGGCACGTCGCCTATCTGACCAATTTCCATATTGGACGTGACGGCGACTGGGGGTTGTCTCTGAGCCATTTCTGGACACTAGCGGTCGAGGAGCAATTCTACCTGCTATGGCCTACGATCGTCCTATTCGTCCCGGCTCGTTGGTTGTCGACCATCGTCGTTTCGATAATCCTGATCGGCCCCCTGAGCCGAGCTTGCCTCGCAGTCGCCACGACGAACCTGGTCACGAGCATGACCGCCACTACATCCTGTCTCGATTCACTCGGTTTGGGCGCTCTGCTCGCGATGCGGAACGCGAGCGGGCGACGGCCTAATCTGGTGTTTCTTCGCGGGCTGCTCTGGGCCGGGCTAATCATCTCCGGCACCGTCGCTGCGGTGCGGTTCTCCGGCGTCGGCCGTTCCCACGGGACAGGCTGGGTGATCATCCTGACCCTGAAAGATCTCGGCTATTCGCTTGTCTTCGCCTGGCTCGTGAGCCTCGCCGCGGAAGGCTTTACCGGCGTCTCCGGACTCCTTCTCGCATGGCGGCCGCTCGTCTACACGGGGACGATCAGCTACGGGATTTACGTCTATCACGAGATACTGCCCTACTTGTGGCATTCGCGAACCTGGACCTTGCCGGGCGATGGGGCAAGCAGGTTTCTAATCGTCATGGCCGCAACCTATCTCGTGGCGGCTCTCTCGTGGGCTCTTTACGAGCGACCCCTGAACAACCTGAAGGATAGATTCCCCTACTTCGGACCAGCCGGGAGAGGCCGCGACCCCCGCGTCTCGCCCCTACAGCCATGCGAATCCTCGTCTTGA
- a CDS encoding glycosyltransferase, with product MGKSRAQTFDFGAGAALKPRALSIAHIVLSLELGGLERLALDLVREHQVSGQRTGVICLERPGRLAAEAEALGTRVVCVDKRPGIRPETFGRLRNAIAELQPDVVHTHQVGALFYSGPVAGVPIVHTEHGKAGDDIPRRRWLGRLAGCFATRYCCVSKDIADELLERRIVPARKIMVVPNGIDLSRFRGRTTRADCRASLGIPAGVPVVGTVGRLDEVKRQDVLIRAFGRLLGHVSEAHLLIVGDGPQGAELRQLAESLDIAGRVHFTGYQPRPEEFLAAMDVFGLSSRSEGMPLAVLEAWAAGLPVVATRVGGLPELIDDGRSGVLVDNGNEAAFAQALANLIVEPTVALELGECGRRRVEADYSLSRMIQTYERIYVDLAHTDRTSAPTRLAYRRTRSGLGDLGS from the coding sequence ATGGGTAAATCCCGCGCCCAGACTTTTGACTTCGGCGCAGGGGCCGCTCTGAAACCTCGTGCTCTTTCGATTGCGCATATAGTGCTGTCGCTCGAACTCGGCGGCCTCGAACGCCTGGCCCTCGACCTCGTGCGCGAGCACCAGGTATCTGGGCAGAGAACCGGCGTGATCTGCCTAGAGCGCCCGGGGCGTCTTGCGGCGGAGGCCGAGGCGCTGGGGACGCGCGTCGTCTGCGTCGATAAACGGCCGGGAATTCGGCCCGAGACGTTCGGCAGACTCCGGAACGCGATCGCAGAGTTACAGCCGGACGTCGTGCACACTCACCAGGTCGGGGCCCTCTTCTACTCCGGTCCGGTGGCCGGCGTGCCCATCGTCCACACGGAGCACGGGAAAGCGGGCGACGACATCCCGCGGCGGCGTTGGTTAGGTCGACTGGCCGGGTGCTTCGCGACGCGCTATTGCTGTGTATCGAAGGATATCGCGGACGAGTTGCTGGAGCGGCGGATCGTTCCAGCCCGCAAGATCATGGTTGTGCCCAACGGGATCGACTTATCGCGATTCCGAGGCAGGACGACTCGAGCCGATTGTCGCGCGTCGCTCGGGATTCCCGCGGGAGTCCCAGTCGTCGGCACCGTCGGACGACTCGACGAGGTCAAACGTCAGGATGTCCTGATCCGCGCCTTCGGCCGTCTGCTCGGTCACGTTTCGGAGGCGCACCTGCTGATTGTCGGCGACGGGCCTCAAGGCGCAGAACTGCGGCAGCTGGCTGAGAGCCTGGACATCGCTGGCCGCGTCCACTTCACCGGCTATCAACCGCGACCCGAGGAATTCCTGGCGGCGATGGACGTGTTCGGCCTGTCGAGCCGTTCCGAAGGGATGCCCCTGGCGGTTCTCGAAGCCTGGGCGGCGGGACTGCCGGTGGTGGCGACGCGGGTTGGTGGACTGCCGGAACTGATCGACGACGGCCGGTCCGGCGTCTTGGTCGACAACGGTAATGAAGCTGCCTTCGCTCAAGCCCTTGCCAACCTCATCGTCGAACCTACGGTTGCACTCGAATTGGGCGAGTGCGGCAGACGGCGAGTCGAGGCCGACTACAGCTTGAGTCGAATGATCCAGACTTATGAGCGTATCTACGTCGATCTTGCCCACACGGACCGGACCTCGGCACCGACCCGCCTCGCCTATCGCCGAACTCGATCAGGCCTGGGAGACCTCGGGAGTTGA
- a CDS encoding glycosyltransferase, producing the protein MTNLYPNPFRPNRATFNRQQVKALADQHDVSVIAPVAWVDELSAWWRGEAALPADRRTKCDGVAVEHPRYFYIPKMARGCYGRFYRASVRAAFERARFTLKPDLIFAPWAYPDGWAAVELGREAGLPVVVKVHGSDVHALDSYPARRRRTREALCGADAVVAVSRDLAGRVGEFGVPEEKVRVVYDGIDSEMFHPGDRLEARRRLGLPAGEPMLLFVGNLVPVKGLDVLVEACGVLAKSGCRFVGYLVGEGPLRSGLESHIQRLGISDRLRLAGACSHERLADWYRAADLLVLPSRSEGLPIVLLESAACGIPFVASSVGGVPEAVGLVPSRLVVPGNSKVLANAIRDGLEGRLVLDGRHPRRLRDHRDAADELVALFQEVIRGSQAQGASVVPGPCTSAGVPAPRINLSEVPIR; encoded by the coding sequence TTGACGAACCTTTACCCGAACCCCTTTCGGCCGAACCGCGCCACCTTCAATCGGCAGCAGGTGAAAGCCCTGGCCGATCAGCACGACGTATCGGTCATCGCACCGGTCGCCTGGGTTGACGAGTTATCGGCCTGGTGGCGGGGCGAGGCGGCGCTGCCCGCGGATCGGCGGACGAAGTGTGACGGGGTCGCAGTCGAGCACCCTCGCTACTTCTACATTCCGAAGATGGCCCGCGGGTGCTACGGCCGCTTCTACCGGGCCTCGGTTCGAGCGGCCTTCGAACGCGCTCGATTCACGCTCAAGCCCGACCTCATCTTTGCCCCCTGGGCCTACCCGGACGGCTGGGCCGCCGTCGAGTTGGGCCGTGAGGCAGGCCTGCCGGTGGTGGTCAAGGTGCACGGCTCTGACGTCCACGCCCTTGACTCCTACCCGGCGCGGCGGCGGAGGACGCGAGAAGCCCTGTGTGGAGCCGATGCCGTCGTCGCCGTGAGCCGCGATCTGGCCGGACGGGTTGGCGAGTTCGGTGTCCCGGAGGAGAAGGTCCGGGTTGTATATGACGGCATCGATTCAGAAATGTTCCACCCAGGCGACCGCCTCGAGGCACGCCGTCGACTCGGCCTGCCGGCCGGCGAGCCGATGCTTCTTTTCGTCGGCAATCTGGTCCCGGTCAAAGGACTGGACGTCCTGGTGGAGGCGTGCGGCGTGCTCGCCAAGTCCGGGTGTCGGTTCGTCGGCTATCTCGTCGGGGAGGGGCCTCTCAGGAGCGGGTTGGAAAGCCATATTCAGCGGCTTGGAATCTCGGACCGGCTTCGCCTGGCGGGGGCCTGCTCGCACGAGCGGTTGGCCGATTGGTATCGGGCAGCCGATTTGCTCGTTCTCCCGAGTCGTTCTGAAGGCCTCCCGATTGTGCTTCTCGAATCGGCGGCCTGCGGAATTCCCTTCGTCGCGAGTTCCGTCGGCGGTGTTCCGGAAGCCGTCGGGCTGGTGCCCAGTCGCTTGGTCGTCCCAGGAAACTCCAAAGTATTAGCTAATGCGATTCGCGACGGCCTGGAAGGCAGGCTCGTCCTCGACGGCCGCCATCCGCGACGGTTGCGTGATCACCGCGACGCCGCGGACGAGCTAGTCGCCCTGTTCCAAGAAGTGATACGCGGCAGCCAGGCGCAAGGCGCCTCTGTAGTCCCAGGGCCGTGCACATCGGCCGGCGTACCCGCGCCCAGAATCAATCTCAGCGAGGTCCCGATCCGATGA
- a CDS encoding class I SAM-dependent methyltransferase, producing the protein MNVMSQVDRYNDPIGTRLDRYVLFDRVNRPYAAWQVQQFRPYLGRRILEIGCGVGGIIDLLGPRDQIVGVDVEEDVLAYASDRFRDRPECRFLLADVGNLDGSVLAELEAQEFDTLICMNVLEHVRDDVAALQMMERLLAPNGVLALLVPAHLALYGPYDKLDGHYRRYSKSYLRTILGHTGLGEIRMHYFNAVGAAGWWVHHRLLKRTIHGNGQFAVMNRLLPFVRLAEAWIKPPFGLSLVAVCRKA; encoded by the coding sequence ATGAACGTGATGTCCCAGGTCGATCGATACAACGACCCAATCGGGACCCGGCTAGATCGCTACGTCTTGTTCGACCGCGTCAATCGGCCCTACGCGGCGTGGCAGGTCCAGCAATTCCGTCCTTATCTGGGCCGCCGGATCCTGGAAATCGGCTGCGGGGTCGGCGGGATCATCGACCTGCTCGGGCCGCGCGACCAGATTGTCGGCGTCGACGTCGAGGAGGACGTGCTAGCCTACGCCTCGGATCGGTTCCGCGACCGGCCCGAATGCCGGTTCCTCCTGGCGGACGTTGGCAACCTCGACGGCTCGGTCCTCGCGGAACTCGAGGCCCAGGAGTTCGACACCCTGATCTGCATGAACGTCCTGGAACACGTCCGCGACGACGTCGCCGCCCTGCAGATGATGGAGCGGCTTCTCGCTCCAAACGGCGTCCTCGCGCTGTTGGTTCCGGCCCACCTGGCACTCTACGGCCCTTACGACAAACTCGATGGCCACTACCGGCGCTACAGCAAGTCGTACCTTAGGACAATCCTCGGCCACACTGGGCTGGGCGAGATCCGGATGCATTACTTCAACGCCGTCGGTGCGGCGGGCTGGTGGGTTCATCATCGCCTCCTGAAGCGGACGATCCACGGTAATGGTCAATTCGCGGTTATGAACCGGCTCCTGCCGTTCGTGCGACTCGCCGAGGCCTGGATCAAACCGCCCTTCGGACTCTCACTGGTCGCCGTCTGCCGGAAGGCCTGA
- a CDS encoding class-II aminoacyl-tRNA synthetase family protein: MTTKIRAAIRLATPAHEMAQEEILKQVAYLSKEIADPCFDPGGTMLEFDAPTDSADALGRGVEELARRVQRGLRGLQRRVAYRSSAAERPTFLGDGEVPGLHRLGPGQVALEGLTLQLFRYFDRVFEEFGRAWDARPVLTPTLIPTGALAKCDYFRSFPNVVTFACHLPEDPARVEDFRARHYDRQDLDDRALADLETPEACLSPAVCYHVYHLNSGRVVPSGGLTYGVSGKCFRYESSNLSDLRRLWDFTMREVVFLGGREQVLALREQSIERMGRFLEEHRLAGEIRTASDPFFIAPEAVAKAYFQLSSETKFEISLMLPDDARLAVGSHNYHTDFFGRAFDVRLDDGGLMHSVCVAFGLERWVHAFLTQHGVDARRWPEVVRSAREFQ; the protein is encoded by the coding sequence ATGACGACCAAGATTCGTGCCGCAATCCGACTGGCGACGCCCGCACATGAGATGGCTCAGGAGGAGATCCTTAAGCAGGTCGCCTATCTATCCAAGGAGATCGCCGACCCGTGTTTCGATCCGGGCGGGACGATGCTGGAGTTCGACGCCCCGACTGATTCGGCGGACGCGTTGGGGCGCGGCGTCGAAGAATTGGCCCGGCGCGTGCAACGGGGCCTTCGCGGCCTCCAACGCCGCGTCGCCTATCGGAGTTCAGCGGCTGAACGCCCGACCTTCCTGGGCGACGGTGAAGTACCGGGGCTCCATCGACTCGGTCCCGGACAGGTCGCTTTGGAAGGGCTGACGCTTCAGCTTTTCCGCTACTTCGACCGCGTCTTCGAGGAGTTCGGGCGGGCCTGGGACGCGCGGCCGGTCCTGACCCCGACCCTGATCCCAACCGGGGCGTTGGCCAAGTGCGACTACTTCCGGTCGTTCCCGAATGTCGTCACCTTCGCCTGCCACCTGCCCGAAGACCCGGCTCGCGTCGAGGACTTCCGGGCCCGGCACTACGATCGCCAGGATCTCGACGATCGGGCCCTGGCCGACCTGGAGACCCCCGAGGCGTGCCTCTCACCGGCCGTCTGCTACCACGTCTACCACCTGAACTCCGGGCGAGTCGTCCCGTCCGGAGGCTTGACCTACGGGGTCAGCGGGAAGTGCTTCCGGTACGAGTCCAGCAACCTGTCCGACCTCCGCCGGCTCTGGGATTTCACGATGCGAGAGGTCGTCTTCCTCGGTGGACGGGAGCAGGTCCTGGCGCTACGCGAGCAGTCGATTGAGCGGATGGGTCGGTTCCTGGAGGAGCATCGATTGGCCGGCGAGATCCGCACAGCGAGCGACCCCTTCTTCATCGCTCCGGAGGCGGTCGCCAAGGCCTACTTTCAACTCAGTTCGGAAACGAAGTTCGAGATCTCCTTGATGCTCCCCGACGACGCTCGCCTGGCCGTTGGGTCGCACAACTACCACACCGACTTCTTCGGCCGGGCGTTCGACGTGAGACTCGACGACGGCGGGCTGATGCACAGCGTCTGCGTCGCCTTCGGCCTGGAACGCTGGGTGCACGCATTTCTGACGCAACACGGTGTCGACGCCAGACGCTGGCCCGAGGTCGTCCGCTCCGCTCGCGAGTTCCAATAA
- a CDS encoding acyl carrier protein — protein sequence MATALDEITATLLRVGKLESIGLEEDIYEAGFPSIQALELLLELESACGVSIPDDQFMKARTARALLGLVVGLQQEQAA from the coding sequence ATGGCCACTGCGCTGGACGAGATCACCGCGACGCTTCTCCGGGTCGGAAAGCTTGAGAGCATCGGCCTTGAGGAGGACATCTATGAAGCCGGATTCCCGTCGATCCAGGCTCTCGAACTGCTCCTGGAGTTGGAGTCGGCCTGCGGCGTGAGCATCCCGGACGACCAGTTCATGAAAGCGAGGACGGCGCGTGCCCTGCTCGGGTTGGTCGTCGGCCTCCAGCAGGAGCAGGCCGCATGA